The genomic interval ATTCAAGTGAAAGGGCAGGCAAGCATCTAGTGACACGACCTGAAATCTCCACCTTTAGCCGTAGTTTTGGGATTGTTTTGAGGGTATAATCGTCATTGGGTGATCTTCAaaactccaaaaaaaaaagaaatgtctGTATCTGATGAAATGGATCtgtctttgtagttgaatggTGTTTTTCACACTTGATTACAAgataaagagtattttaaataaataataaatatagcATCATTATCAAAGCCCAAGGGGGATAATTTGGGGTTAgagatttcatgttttgttTCCAAGTTCCAACAATGTGCAGTGTTCCTTATTGAGATGATGGAACTTTGTCCTTTGGAACTGTTGGGGGACTTGGGGTCGATGAAATATTGCTAGTAATTAACATGATAATATTAACAGAGTTGGTTGTTTAATCAACTCACCTTGAAATTTATACCAAATTTCAACTTCATCATATTAAAAGTAGTTGATGTAGTCTTTTGTGTGGTTGTGAAATCTGCAAAACCTAGTCTTCAAGATATCCAAAAGAGGCCACTCCCCCAACTCCCAACAACAATCTACCAATTCCAATTGTTTTTGGCTTATAGGTAATCCTCTAAAAAGCGATAAcacaaatataataaattttgaattgtttGATTAGATGCGGTATAtgatgggtttttttttaattatttcgaATTCCGAGCGTTTTgagtttgaatatttttgggtttaaatcGTTTTTTGAATCCGAGTACCTAATGTCAATTTCTTTAAgagatttaaattttgagataAATTAGGATTAGTTTTCTTTATGATGTTACATAATTTTGTTCTATTTTATTCCATTAATTGTTTAGttatttattagaattattcaCTATTGTACTCTCCATCATCATCTTGAGTTGAgcatctttatttttcttctataaTAATTATCTTCATCCTCATCAATCCATTTACCATTTCAGTTACTTTCTTTATAAATTAAGTTTAAGGAAAACTTTTGATAACTTTTagattttattgttttgaattgtttttttcattttgataattttttttggctttttatATAGAACCCATGATCCTTTCCTGtatgttttttcatttttctttcttttgtctttcttttatttgattaGGTACTTGGTTATATTTGTCTGCTATCAACTACAATCTACTTGCTCCTTTCTTGATGTTGTATCTATTATTTACACATTACATGTTTCTTATTTCATCTCATATTCATCATACAAGCTTTATTGATGATAAATTAGTatgatttcattttatattattttgatttggaggttttgcttaaatttttttttgcagtCCTTTTGTaaggtttaattaagttaatatttcaatatttatGTGAATTAATATGACTCCATTATGAATTAGAGGTCATATTAGCTTCCTGGAAAGTGCTTCTTATCTTTTCAATCATTTTCATGGATGATATGAAGAAGTATTGAGTATTGGGAGAGAGCGTTGAAGAGCCCTCAAGTTTGTTTCCAGTTTACAAAAATGTTTACATGATTGGACAAGAATTGAATATGTTTTATCTGATTTTGCAGACCTTGCTGTACAGATTTAGCATTTATAGTGCATGCTTTTGGTTGGAAACAAAGTAAttgtgtaaaatattttaaattaaataacaattgaAGTTGTAGTGTTGACAGCAAAATTTTAATGCCATTACTACCATTCCCccaaaagaaagcaaaagaggaaaagaaacaaCAGCCAAGTGCAGGCAGTAAGGTTATTTCACGCGTTTGCTTCAACAATTTCATTAATGTTACCCTGCAATATATTTTCAAAGAGAAATGGTTCATATATAGCATATCCACACATGCTGGAACGCTTGTTTCAGTTAACCATCTGCTCTGTAAAGCTCACTATGCTACAGATAATTCCCTAGCCAGTCTTGCCTTTGCTCATTCCTCCCTTACCATGTCAATACCTAATAAGAGGTTCCAACTAATATGTTAGTCccttgcattgttttgaaagaagtttaTGGCCAACATTCCTAGCTTGTCTTTCCAACATTTCACTGATAATCCCTATTGTTTTGATTGAAATCAAAGTTCCTTCAGTCTCTGAGGTCAATAAACTGCTTAAACTTGATGATAACTACATATGTTATCTAAAACCCCGGGAAGGCATCCATGGAGTAATATAATATGCATTCCACTGGTTTTCATCAAGGCAGAACTCCTATGTATATCTGTAGAACCAGAACCTCTTCATTAGACCTTTAACACAAAATCCACATAAATAGTGAGCTTTACTTAATAATTTGCTTTTCCTATTCATTTTAGTATATTTGGTTTTAGTAAGTATCCTTTCATTTTTAACATATTCTACATCCTTTGCTACATGCTGACCTACCTTCTGGTACAGGTAACATAATTACCTTTTCCCTTATATGCCTTTTTATGCTTTATAATTTTCTTGGATACTTCAGTTCCTTTCAGCATCAAATTGTCAAATATTAATAACAATACTACAAGTGAAGTGAAATGAAGATAGATATGGTTATACATAGATACAATCATTAGTTTTACATatgataatttatataatctaAAATGAGGAATCTAGACTAGGATGGAAAATCATTCTCGCTCTTCTTCTAATTTGTGAGTAAGCAATCTATGATAAACCTCTCCTCTTGTTCTATGCCTACAGGTAAATGTCAAGACCTTCAACTATATGTGAGATAATGGATCACTGCCAACTATATAGCATAAACAAATTACTGTGTTAATGTGGAGAAGTTTCACAAGGGTTACAGAGATGACTAAACAAATTGTTTAACTCATTTTacagaataaaaagaaaaagttagcTGTCTAGGGTGGAGAAACTGCCATTATCAACAGGGTGTGGTagaaatttcatcttaaaaacTTCAGTGTACTTATGCCAACCAGTtgttgaagaaataaaaagttaCAGCAGGAAATAGTCATATTAGTATCATGATGGCCTCACTTTGAAGTCATGGTTATAAATAATGCACATGGTTGCCTAACTGTTGAACCAACAAAAGGATAAAGTAAGGACCAgaatctaaaaatttattagcTGATGCAAATCAATTTTGCAAAATAGGTTAATGGAAGTTGAAGAAAACTGGCTTCACTCTACTATGTATAGGCTAGGCAAAGTTTTTTGCAATTTAGAAGAAACAGAATGAAGTATCCTCAGACAATTGTGGTGGCAAGTTGCAAGGCATAACCTATAAAAGTACAATAAATAGGCAAATGATATCATTTATTCAGgaaaaaatttaccttttaaatCCTGCCAAACTTGAGGGCCACTAGGATGATGATTTACATATTGCCTCAGAAATAGTTTGTCTGAACATGCAACTATAGTACTTAAGGCCAGGTCAGGCTCTGCTTTTCCCTGATCTTTGAGCCAGCTATACATTGCCAATCTAAGTCTGACCCTCTGTGTTGTATAGGAAAGATATGAGGGGAACGACACTAAAGAGGATAAAGGGTAACCCAACTCATTCACTAGAATATCGATCTTTTTTTGGATGATATCTTTTGATTGATTTAGGATTTGTGGGGATACTCTGACCATTTCAGAAACATCTTTCTTATCTAAACCAGCATTCACAATAGAATCAAATCTCTCCTGAAGCTCCCCTCCCCTGCCTCTGAACACCTTGAGTGCTTTCTTCATCATGTTAGGGTTTTCTCCATATCCCAAGTCTAACAAGAACTTCATCCTTAACCTCTGCGACTTTATGTCCTCTCCTGAGTCTGGTAATCGCACAACTCTTTTTCCCATGACCCATTTACTCAATTCTTGGGGGTTCTCCTGGATGTATTTACAAAGTCGCCTTTTTCCGACATTCAAGTTACCAAGTAAACTGTTAGTTTTCTTCAACATGATTGAACCAAGTAATAAGGGGTAAGAACACACAATTTTCCCAATCTCATTCACCTCCATCTCAATCTCATGAAGAAATAGAAAAcatttgataaaatttgaaacaaattgCCCAACTTGGATTTCTGGAAACTGCAGAAACGTAGAAGATATCTGATCCAGTGGAGATCCAAATTTCAACAGGAATGCAATTAGTGAAAGCATTCTATACCCTGAACCCTCAAACAGAAGCCCTGGATGCTGGCTGATTAACCCATGTAACTCACTTCTGCCACCCATCTCACTAAAGAAGTTGAGAACACGAAGTATCATGCTCCAATTATAAGAATCATGCTCTGACAAATGCTCCTCAATCCAAGCATAATCAAATCCCACACTCCTCAAAatctctaataccttaataaatttcatatctACATCACCAATCAAAAGATGAGGACCACAAACAATAACCTTTGCCATAAAAGACTGACTAAGCCCCAGTTCTTGATAAGCTTGAAGCTTTAACGGCAAAACTCCAAATTCATGTTGAAACACTTGAATTGCTTCCTTATATATCTTACCAATCTTATTTCGTTCAATCCCATAGTTGCATAAGACCTTATAATTCTCTAGCAACAAACAATCATCGCTCAAGAACATCAAATCCCTGGGAAGTAAAGGAGTATACTCACAAGGTTTCAATCCCAAACTCTCAAAGAAAGGTTCAAATTCATTAATGGGATGGTAACGCAGAAACCGCGTCATAGAACTTCCAACATCCTTTTCACTTTCAACCTTCTTTAAAAGCTTTTGTAAAAAATGAGGAGAGTTTTTGCTCATATTCTCTGCATCCGTAAAATGAATACTTCTAGTAGAATGCAAATATTCCAATAATGCAGCTTGAGCCTCTTTTAGAGTGGCACGAGGGATTCGCGCAACATTTTCGCCATCAGAAAACATGGTTTTATCAGAATTTTCAGTTACAACCGATCTTTTTGTCCTATAAAGTCTAGGGTTTTGCCTTTGTGCAATGTGAAATGAACCCGTTTGCCAAAATGGGGGTTTTAGTTGGTTCTCAACAAAATAAGAAGACACCCATTTGAGAATAGATGGTTTCTTAAGCTTCTGAAAATGGGTCATGACTAGTTTGATCGAATATGAAGCCTACTCAATAATAGCTAGAGAGACCAGAGAAAAGATAAACTTCTGCAAAGCTGAAAAGGTTCAAGTTTTGCTGTTTTACCTGTGATTTGGGCTTCTTTGGTTTTCTTGTCTACTTGAGAAGTTTGGGGAGTATTGTTTGATAGTTTGTTGTTTGTTTATACTTCTTCAACTGATACAATGCCAGCCATGAAATAGTTTCAGTGTGCCTCACTAAATTTCTGACTCCCGGGAGGGTTTTAGGACGACGCAGGTTTATAGAAGGGTAGGATGGTCACAAtcctttcttctccttcttctctcatttcaaatttcctatctttcatctttctatttttcatttccaatattattttattttgcgcTGTATTTGAGCTTGGCATGGTAAAGGACAAATGTcgtaattattattattttattattaaatttggatttaagaaaaaagagatttgaatcttgttcaaacataaaaattatacatcaatcaaataattgagtgttattgttttattattattataattatttgtgtaattttttatttttttaaaaaataattaatcaatttaacTTCACAGATTAATTGTCGTTtctctttaaatcaaaatttaattatttctacTCCATGCCTTTATATAAATGTATTGACAAAGAAtgacaacaaaaacaaaaacaaaaacaaacaaaagggaaaaatggaaaaaaaatgctcaaaaaagaaaaaaggcctgattgaatttttaatagaaGAGTTCTCATATTTTGCAAATTACATACTAATTCAACAACTGTTTAAATTTAACTCACGTTACTgattcaaaacttaaaattcaaatcattaatatatatatatatatatatattaacaatTACATTCAAATTTCGTATATGATATGAGATTGGCAAACTCTTGCAAGTAGGGGAAAAAAAACAGCAATACACATAAACACATAGTAATACACATAAACGTGATGAGAAATTCTGAAGGATCCTAGTATCCTTggacaaataaattaagaacTTTATTACATATCACTTTCAATTcgaatttagaaaataaataatattaattagaCAAATTGTATTacaattaactaaaactacaaGAAAGCTAGGAAAATgcaggaagaagaaaaacggAAGACTATCACTAAGCTCTCCTATATCAGAACTTGCCATCTCATCTTGTTTTGACGTGCATCTCGTAGTCTCGCCTAGTTGGTTTAAGATATAGTTGTACCATGTCATTTAACTGCAAGGCCAAACGTGACGgtgaattttttatatgtataaaacTAAATAGTCGCATTAATAGCACAACCATAAATGGAGATTCCACTATCACCATGAATTGCCTGAGACTTCGTTATTGTTTGCCAATATAATATGGGTACCCACCCATTCCCATGGGCGTAGTTGGTGGCATTCCTTGCGGGTCCTTCTTTGCAGCAAGGGGTGCGTATGGAATCAGCGGTTGGGTTGGGTATGGTGCAGGTACCGCTGGAGGACTAGGGTATGAAGAAGCCGGATACGATGCTATGGTTTGAGGATACGTGTAGCCAGCAGGGGCAGCGGTGGGATGCGCTTTCCCAGGCTGTGGGTAGCTAGGTGCCATAGGCAGGGCAACAGGAACAACAGCTGCTGCAGGTAACTGTGTTTGTACAGGTTTGCCCTTGTGGGTATCAGCAAGCTTCACAATGATAGTTCTCCCCTGCAAGAAAACACAAACTGTCAAGCAATTACTTTATAGATCTCCAAGACAGCAATAgtcatattaaattattttgttatttttggcAGAATCAGTCCCTGCTATGTCAACCTCCATGTGTAAACTTATAATGTCATCCTTTTTGCATTCTATCACTTCTATCATAGTGTTTACAGGATTTAGACAAAATAATTGGATTGCTAACTTCATCTTTGCTTGAAATGCCATCTGTAATTAGCAGATTttgtcaaaatgaaaaaaagaactGGTTTTGTAAGACAAGGACCTTTCTTCTCCAAAGGTCAGACATTAAGCATGCCATACTGCACATGTAGTGGCATTGTCCACTTACCCCAAGGATCTTTTGTGGATCATCTATGGCCTTCTTTGCAGCTTCCACTGTCTTGTATGTGACAAAACCAAACCCACTGCATgtgaaaggaaaataataacaattcttCACGTGTCAAgtatattcaaaaataaatgaattaatataACTACAAAGATAGAGAAGGTATGCACCGTGATTCATTTGTATCTTTGTCATATGCAACCGATCCTTCCTCAATCTCACCATGCCttccaaaaaaattcaaaagtatCTCACTCGTGACATCTGGTGATAGGCCCCCAATGTAGAGCTTCCTTTGAGCTAGATCAGGTGTGGTACTTGCCCCACTTAACCCCTCACAGGCTAGATTACATACAGCCATCCGGCCCTGTGTTCAAACCattcaagaaaataaagaattaacgATCAAAATAGTAAAGTAACAATCATGTGCATACCAAAGGACATAACGCATGCTAAGCAAGTACATATTCTTAGTTATTTATGCTATGAGCGTACCTTGGAGTTGCATGTGTGCATGACATAAAATATACTTTCCATGTTCACTATAGAAAATAccgagagacagagagagagagaattataatgttgataataatgataatactTGATATATGATCATTTGAATTATCTTACAACCTTGTTGCCAGGGGATACTATTAAAGCAGCACCCCAGGGAATGTAATCAAAGTTGCATGATAACAAACAACAAAGATCTCCATGTCAACACAAgattacaaaattaaattccCATACATGCTGCCTTTATTCCATTCTTCATCAAAGCCAGTGCTTTTAAACTATTACTGCAGGTGTTCCACCTCTCAAAGTTATGTTCTGTTATTGATCCAGAAAGGGTTTCTTGtccttctctttctcctcTCAATATTTAGCTTGACAATAGACTAATATATAACTCCAGATGGCAGGGCCATAATGGCAACAAATATCTTTCCTACTCCACAGAAAATATGGATGTACACTAAACTATAGTATTACATACTAGCAGCCAAAATGAAGCTATTTTATGCACAGGCATTCAGGGAATTGAAATCCATATCACATTCGCTACATGTCCTAGCAGTAAACTTTTATCAGATTCATGTAAATAGAATACTTAGATCAAATTTGTTCTATTAATGTGGCTTCCATTAAAAACATGTTCCCATTGTCCTTCACGTTTGTTGAATGAATGAGTgtatggagagagagaaagagagagactGGTGAGTAGCAAATCCCAAAAGGAGAAACGGATTGAGATTCCATGCAAGTCTCAttcttgaagaaaaaaaaaagatgagatggaatgcatgtttttaCAAGAAAGTGCCCAGCATGCAAAGACTGAAAACTAGCTATTGCTTACATCAATAAGCTTGCTGGGTGCTCTAAGTGCACTCTGCGCTGACTCCATGTGTTTGTAAGTAATGAAACCATAGCCACGAGATTTTCCAGAGGTTTTGTCATAGATTACAGCCCCTTCTTCTATTTCTCCATGCATTTGAAAGGCCTAGACCAAAAATATAGGCTCAATACATTCAGTTAAAATGGTTCCGAGTTCAGGCTTTCTAAAAGttcatattaaaataaataataaagagGAAGATATAGAATTATGGGAAAAGTACACCAGAACTCTATATCATGTGGGACAATCACCCCAATATCACAGAAAACACAAACAGCAATCGGCAATCAGCAATCAGCTATGCACTCACAGCACACAAGGTTTCTGAAGTGGTATTCCAGGCTAAGCCACGAACAAAAAGCTTTCGGTGTACAGGATCTGAACTGGCAATACTTTTAATTTCTTCAGCAATCGAAGGATATTGGGACCCTCTTTATGCGTCAACATGCAAATAAACACACGTTCACAGAGTCAATCACACAGCATACAATTTCAAGCAACAGTCATATAGCACCCATTCACTTAACACAAGCAACGCACTTTCACACACAAGATGAACTATGAAGAAAGGAGATTCTAAGCCACAATAGCCTATCACTTTCAGATATTGACACTTTCATTTCATATGTTGAAAACCATGATTTAAGGATGTTactcaaatctttaaagatttaaccatttcattggtgaatatttattttattggcATAAAGGTTAGAAGACTACCATGTAATAAAGTTAGAAATCATTTCTTGACCTGAATACTGAAAGCAAAATAACACTTGCATTCTGATATACGCATTAAACAATGCATCTTCGCGGTTTTTGACCTTTCTAGAATGAATGTCATTTCACTCTCTGAACTAATGAACTTACTAACAATCTACTCCTTTTAACAGCATAAAATAGCACAGGTGACACAGTTTGTGGATATGTATAGTAGGTTTCTCTCTATATTTTTCTCCTCTTTAGAACTCCCAAAAAATGAAGGGTAGGCAAACTAAAAATTTGGTCTAACATCTACTCCAATTCAAGAGGTAAAAGAATATCAATCAAGACCCCTTCTCAACGACAGAAAGTTCTTTGGAAAAGGCCATATTGACTTACTAAAGGCAATCTAATAGGAACCAAACCAAGGGAACAAAAAACAATAGTCTTGATGTCAAAAGCAAATACAGAGATATCCTAAAATTAAGTCAAACTCAAGCCCAAGAAAATGGTCAATATGGGAAAATGCATAAGCAGATGCCAAAAGCATGCTCAGAAAATGTTCTGAATATATAGAAAAAGGCCTATGCTTCTGCAAAAACGAAAATGAACTTTTCAAGAAACCCACAAGGCCAAGCTCATTATATCAGTAATCTAAATCACTACAACCAACAGTCTTTTATTCGTAAAAAGCAAGTAGCTCAAGCTCAACAACTGAAATTTTTGAACATAAAGGAAAGAACTTCCTGGAAACTCGACAAGGCTTTGAAAAAAACATAGACACAAAAGTATCCTTTCACTACAATTAAAATGAGCTTATAACTGATTATTGCATATTTTTACAAGATAGATATCcgttagttattttaaaaaatgataacaaTGTACTAACAGCCTCATAAAAATCCAGAAATGGTCAGCTAGCTATGCAATATTTTTCTCCATATTttcaaagcaaaagaaaaattcaaaatttccttCTGCAGCTGTTCTAGCGTCACTTGAGGACTcttataatttcaaaacaaactTAGAAAACCATTAAGTTACAACTAAT from Theobroma cacao cultivar B97-61/B2 chromosome 5, Criollo_cocoa_genome_V2, whole genome shotgun sequence carries:
- the LOC18599082 gene encoding transcription termination factor MTEF18, mitochondrial, which codes for MTHFQKLKKPSILKWVSSYFVENQLKPPFWQTGSFHIAQRQNPRLYRTKRSVVTENSDKTMFSDGENVARIPRATLKEAQAALLEYLHSTRSIHFTDAENMSKNSPHFLQKLLKKVESEKDVGSSMTRFLRYHPINEFEPFFESLGLKPCEYTPLLPRDLMFLSDDCLLLENYKVLCNYGIERNKIGKIYKEAIQVFQHEFGVLPLKLQAYQELGLSQSFMAKVIVCGPHLLIGDVDMKFIKVLEILRSVGFDYAWIEEHLSEHDSYNWSMILRVLNFFSEMGGRSELHGLISQHPGLLFEGSGYRMLSLIAFLLKFGSPLDQISSTFLQFPEIQVGQFVSNFIKCFLFLHEIEMEVNEIGKIVCSYPLLLGSIMLKKTNSLLGNLNVGKRRLCKYIQENPQELSKWVMGKRVVRLPDSGEDIKSQRLRMKFLLDLGYGENPNMMKKALKVFRGRGGELQERFDSIVNAGLDKKDVSEMVRVSPQILNQSKDIIQKKIDILVNELGYPLSSLVSFPSYLSYTTQRVRLRLAMYSWLKDQGKAEPDLALSTIVACSDKLFLRQYVNHHPSGPQVWQDLKGIDMVREE
- the LOC18599084 gene encoding UBP1-associated protein 2A isoform X1; this translates as MEDMKKRKMEEMGNNGELSTQEELRSLLDPLAKSQLVDLLSRLGSQYPSIAEEIKSIASSDPVHRKLFVRGLAWNTTSETLCAAFQMHGEIEEGAVIYDKTSGKSRGYGFITYKHMESAQSALRAPSKLIDGRMAVCNLACEGLSGASTTPDLAQRKLYIGGLSPDVTSEILLNFFGRHGEIEEGSVAYDKDTNESRGFGFVTYKTVEAAKKAIDDPQKILGVSGQCHYMCSMACLMSDLWRRKGRTIIVKLADTHKGKPVQTQLPAAAVVPVALPMAPSYPQPGKAHPTAAPAGYTYPQTIASYPASSYPSPPAVPAPYPTQPLIPYAPLAAKKDPQGMPPTTPMGMGGYPYYIGKQ
- the LOC18599084 gene encoding UBP1-associated protein 2C isoform X2, translated to MEDMKKRKMEEMGNNGELSTQEELRSLLDPLAKSQLVDLLSRLGSQYPSIAEEIKSIASSDPVHRKLFVRGLAWNTTSETLCAAFQMHGEIEEGAVIYDKTSGKSRGYGFITYKHMESAQSALRAPSKLIDGRMAVCNLACEGLSGASTTPDLAQRKLYIGGLSPDVTSEILLNFFGRHGEIEEGSVAYDKDTNESRGFGFVTYKTVEAAKKAIDDPQKILGGRTIIVKLADTHKGKPVQTQLPAAAVVPVALPMAPSYPQPGKAHPTAAPAGYTYPQTIASYPASSYPSPPAVPAPYPTQPLIPYAPLAAKKDPQGMPPTTPMGMGGYPYYIGKQ
- the LOC18599084 gene encoding DAZ-associated protein 1 isoform X3 yields the protein MHGEIEEGAVIYDKTSGKSRGYGFITYKHMESAQSALRAPSKLIDGRMAVCNLACEGLSGASTTPDLAQRKLYIGGLSPDVTSEILLNFFGRHGEIEEGSVAYDKDTNESRGFGFVTYKTVEAAKKAIDDPQKILGVSGQCHYMCSMACLMSDLWRRKGRTIIVKLADTHKGKPVQTQLPAAAVVPVALPMAPSYPQPGKAHPTAAPAGYTYPQTIASYPASSYPSPPAVPAPYPTQPLIPYAPLAAKKDPQGMPPTTPMGMGGYPYYIGKQ